A single window of Acinetobacter wuhouensis DNA harbors:
- a CDS encoding putative solute-binding protein — protein MRKGFLTFTAISLLGFSNIALAKQDVCVFDLLGKAGESYKMMEEWALAAKAWSTDVQLIAYQNEELAEKDFKNGKCDAVYLTAMRSRQFNKFAGSIDALGGVPSNAIALKAINFVLDKRNVRRLKSTVDGVEYEVGGIGQIGPAYIFVRDRKINTIEKATGKTFAVLSYDKAQIAAVKRVGATPILSDISDFVLKFNQGKVDMVGAPAYAFKPLEISKGLGNTGAMFNFPVLNVTADLIFNTTKFSPGFGNLSRDWFLKQMPKQFAMVKKLEETIPNSYRMNLSKEDKERYQKLLRDTRLELTQQGVYDPTMMSVLKRARCTVDRTNFECSLSGE, from the coding sequence ATGAGAAAAGGATTTCTTACATTTACAGCCATTTCTTTATTGGGATTTTCAAATATTGCACTAGCAAAACAAGATGTTTGCGTTTTTGATTTACTGGGTAAGGCGGGTGAATCATATAAAATGATGGAAGAATGGGCTTTGGCTGCTAAAGCATGGAGCACCGACGTTCAACTCATCGCTTACCAAAATGAAGAACTAGCAGAAAAAGATTTTAAAAATGGTAAATGCGATGCCGTCTATTTAACTGCGATGCGTTCACGTCAGTTTAATAAATTTGCGGGGTCTATTGATGCTTTAGGTGGCGTGCCAAGCAATGCTATTGCCTTAAAAGCTATTAATTTCGTACTTGATAAAAGAAATGTGAGACGTCTGAAATCCACAGTGGATGGCGTTGAATATGAAGTGGGTGGTATTGGTCAAATTGGCCCAGCTTATATATTCGTCCGTGACCGAAAAATTAATACGATTGAAAAAGCCACGGGTAAAACCTTTGCTGTGTTGTCCTATGACAAAGCGCAAATTGCCGCAGTAAAACGAGTTGGTGCAACACCAATTTTATCTGATATTTCTGATTTCGTGCTTAAATTTAACCAAGGTAAAGTGGATATGGTCGGTGCACCCGCCTATGCGTTTAAACCTTTAGAAATATCCAAAGGCTTAGGCAATACTGGAGCAATGTTTAATTTTCCAGTACTCAACGTCACAGCAGATCTCATTTTTAATACCACCAAGTTTTCGCCAGGTTTTGGCAACCTATCCAGAGATTGGTTCTTAAAACAAATGCCAAAACAATTTGCGATGGTTAAAAAACTCGAAGAAACCATTCCAAATAGTTATCGTATGAATCTGAGTAAAGAAGACAAAGAACGCTATCAAAAATTACTGCGTGATACTCGTTTAGAACTCACTCAACAAGGGGTTTATGATCCAACCATGATGTCGGTACTCAAACGTGCGCGCTGTACTGTGGATCGAACCAACTTTGAATGTTCTTTATCTGGTGAATAG
- a CDS encoding MerR family transcriptional regulator, whose amino-acid sequence MLISDIAKKTGLSIHTLRYYEQIGLLKNIHRNQAGRRVYTQLDLDWLEWIKRLKSTGMPLEQMQEFAQFRLEGDQTLKQRQLLLMQHSQKLKQEIQRLNQELDIVDYKIEFYAEKMLELE is encoded by the coding sequence TTGTTAATCTCTGATATTGCTAAAAAAACTGGGTTATCCATCCATACGCTAAGGTATTACGAGCAAATTGGATTACTCAAAAATATTCATCGTAATCAAGCAGGTCGACGTGTTTATACCCAACTGGACTTGGACTGGTTAGAATGGATTAAGCGTTTAAAATCTACAGGTATGCCTTTAGAACAGATGCAAGAATTTGCCCAATTTCGTCTCGAAGGCGATCAAACCTTGAAACAAAGGCAATTATTACTTATGCAACATTCACAAAAATTAAAACAAGAAATTCAACGATTAAATCAAGAACTCGACATCGTCGATTATAAAATCGAATTTTATGCAGAAAAAATGCTTGAGCTAGAGTGA
- the tauA gene encoding taurine ABC transporter substrate-binding protein, whose translation MKLQQLILLSSFTVLLGMSGLTNARPIVIGYQTNIEPAKVAQADGVYDKAIGQKLDWRLFNSGAEVLTALASGSVDIALIGSSPLGAAVANNLPIEVFLISTDLKSAEALVVRNGSGIHSPKDLIGKKIATPFASTAHYSLLGALKHWNIKTNQIRLLNLKPAEINAAWRRGDIDAAFVWSPALANIQKTGKVMTDAGQVGQWGSPTFEVWVARKDFAKKHSEVLSKFSTVTLNYYDSYNRNKKQWTAHSPAVKKIAKITGVDAQDVPTLLAGAEYPNRQVQLSQQYLGGRTIQNIANSVNFLKAQGLVKKVSPDYQQFITTRYISGSK comes from the coding sequence ATGAAACTTCAGCAATTGATTTTGTTGAGTTCATTCACTGTCTTACTGGGCATGAGTGGGCTGACAAATGCACGTCCTATTGTCATTGGTTATCAGACCAATATCGAGCCAGCCAAAGTGGCGCAGGCAGATGGTGTCTATGACAAAGCGATTGGGCAAAAGTTGGACTGGCGGTTATTTAACAGTGGGGCAGAAGTATTAACGGCATTGGCTTCAGGTTCTGTGGATATTGCGTTGATCGGTTCAAGTCCTTTGGGTGCAGCAGTTGCAAATAATCTACCGATTGAAGTGTTCCTGATTTCAACTGATCTGAAAAGTGCAGAAGCACTGGTGGTACGCAATGGTTCAGGGATTCATAGCCCAAAAGATTTGATTGGTAAAAAAATCGCAACGCCATTCGCCTCTACAGCGCATTACAGCTTATTGGGTGCTTTGAAACACTGGAATATTAAAACCAATCAGATTCGTTTACTGAATTTAAAACCTGCGGAAATCAATGCGGCTTGGCGTCGTGGTGATATTGATGCAGCCTTTGTATGGTCACCTGCATTGGCGAATATTCAAAAAACCGGCAAGGTCATGACCGATGCAGGGCAGGTGGGTCAATGGGGTTCTCCAACGTTTGAAGTCTGGGTGGCACGTAAAGATTTTGCCAAAAAGCATTCTGAGGTTTTAAGCAAATTTTCCACCGTGACTTTGAATTATTACGACAGTTATAACCGTAATAAGAAACAGTGGACGGCACATTCTCCTGCGGTCAAAAAGATTGCCAAAATTACAGGTGTAGATGCGCAGGATGTACCAACTTTACTAGCAGGTGCGGAATATCCAAATCGCCAGGTGCAACTGAGTCAGCAGTATCTAGGTGGGCGTACCATTCAAAATATTGCCAATTCAGTGAATTTTCTAAAAGCGCAGGGTCTGGTCAAAAAAGTATCTCCAGATTATCAACAATTTATTACGACACGCTATATCAGCGGGTCTAAATAA
- the dnaK gene encoding molecular chaperone DnaK has product MAKIIGIDLGTTNSCVAVLEGDKVKVIENAEGARTTPSIVAYKDGETLVGQSAKRQAVTNPKNTLYAIKRLIGRKYQDQAVQKDIGIAPFKIVKADNGDAWVEVNDKKLAPQQVSAEILKKMKKTAEDYLGETVTEAVITVPAYFNDAQRQATKDAGKIAGLDVKRIINEPTAAALAFGMDKKEGDRKVAVYDLGGGTFDVSIIEIADLDGDQQIEVLSTNGDTFLGGEDFDNALIDYLVEEFKKEQNFNLKQDPLALQRLKEAAEKAKIELSSSNSTEINLPYITADATGPKHLVINVTRAKLEGLVADLVARTIEPCKIALKDAGLSTSDISDVILVGGQSRMPMVQQKVQEFFGKEPRKDVNPDEAVAIGAAIQGAVLSGDKTDVLLLDVTPLTLGIETMGGVLTAIIEKNTTIPAKKSQVFSTAADNQPAVDISVYQGERKMAQQNKLLGNFQLGDIPPAPRGVPQIEVSFDINADGILKVSAKDKSTGKEQSIQIKANSGLSDAEIEAMIKDAEANAEEDRKFEELAKARNEADALVSSAQKAVKDLGEQVTADEKSAIDAAVAELETAAKENDVDDIKAKTEALQNIIMPITQRAYEAAQGQGGAQGFDPNQFGGDAGQQQQKADDGVVDAEFTEVKDDKK; this is encoded by the coding sequence ATGGCTAAAATTATCGGTATTGACTTAGGTACAACCAACTCATGTGTTGCGGTACTTGAAGGCGATAAAGTTAAAGTAATTGAAAATGCTGAAGGCGCACGTACAACTCCATCGATTGTTGCGTACAAAGATGGCGAAACTTTGGTGGGTCAATCTGCAAAACGTCAAGCAGTAACCAACCCTAAAAATACCTTGTACGCGATCAAACGTTTGATCGGTCGTAAGTACCAAGACCAAGCAGTACAAAAAGACATCGGTATTGCACCATTCAAAATCGTGAAAGCGGACAATGGCGATGCTTGGGTTGAAGTAAACGATAAAAAACTTGCACCACAACAAGTTTCAGCAGAAATCTTGAAAAAGATGAAAAAAACTGCGGAAGACTACCTTGGTGAAACAGTAACAGAAGCGGTAATTACTGTTCCTGCGTACTTCAACGATGCGCAACGTCAAGCAACTAAAGATGCAGGTAAAATTGCAGGTTTAGATGTTAAACGTATTATCAACGAACCAACTGCTGCTGCACTTGCGTTCGGTATGGATAAGAAAGAAGGCGACCGTAAAGTTGCTGTATATGACCTTGGTGGTGGTACTTTTGACGTATCAATCATTGAAATTGCTGACCTAGATGGCGACCAACAAATCGAAGTATTGTCTACAAATGGTGATACATTCCTTGGTGGTGAAGACTTTGATAATGCATTGATCGACTATTTAGTTGAAGAGTTCAAAAAAGAACAAAACTTCAACTTGAAACAAGATCCTCTTGCACTTCAACGTTTAAAAGAAGCAGCTGAAAAAGCGAAAATTGAGCTTTCTTCATCTAATTCAACTGAAATTAACCTTCCGTACATCACGGCTGATGCAACTGGTCCTAAACACTTAGTGATCAATGTAACACGTGCAAAACTTGAAGGTTTGGTTGCTGACTTGGTTGCTCGTACGATTGAGCCTTGTAAAATTGCGCTTAAAGATGCTGGTCTTTCAACTTCTGACATCTCTGACGTGATCTTGGTTGGTGGTCAGTCACGTATGCCAATGGTTCAACAAAAAGTTCAAGAGTTCTTCGGTAAAGAACCTCGTAAAGACGTAAACCCTGATGAAGCAGTGGCAATTGGTGCTGCGATTCAAGGTGCGGTACTTTCAGGTGACAAAACTGACGTACTTTTACTTGACGTGACTCCGTTGACTCTTGGTATTGAAACGATGGGTGGCGTGTTAACTGCAATCATCGAGAAAAACACCACGATTCCTGCGAAGAAATCTCAAGTGTTCTCAACTGCTGCGGACAACCAACCTGCTGTAGACATTTCAGTTTACCAAGGTGAACGTAAAATGGCTCAACAAAACAAATTGTTGGGTAACTTCCAATTAGGCGATATTCCACCTGCTCCACGTGGTGTGCCACAAATTGAAGTATCGTTCGACATCAACGCTGATGGTATCTTGAAAGTATCTGCAAAAGATAAGAGCACTGGTAAAGAGCAATCAATTCAAATTAAAGCAAACTCTGGTTTGAGCGATGCTGAAATTGAAGCGATGATCAAAGATGCTGAAGCGAATGCTGAAGAAGATCGTAAGTTCGAAGAACTTGCTAAAGCACGTAACGAAGCTGATGCACTCGTTTCTTCTGCTCAAAAAGCGGTTAAAGATTTGGGCGAGCAAGTCACTGCTGATGAAAAATCTGCAATCGATGCTGCGGTAGCTGAGTTAGAAACTGCTGCGAAAGAGAATGATGTAGATGATATTAAAGCGAAAACTGAAGCGCTTCAAAACATCATCATGCCGATTACTCAACGTGCGTATGAAGCTGCTCAAGGTCAAGGCGGAGCTCAAGGTTTCGATCCTAACCAATTCGGTGGAGACGCTGGTCAACAACAGCAAAAAGCGGACGATGGCGTTGTAGATGCTGAGTTCACTGAAGTGAAAGATGACAAAAAATAA
- a CDS encoding matrixin family metalloprotease has translation MRLWILLGLIIFTAYFAIQRMMYPQLNHNSVMDRISHPLDTRLRYRIGEIDPRFNLSQSQVQDLAQQAAEIWHIGTLKSLFVYDPNAKLTINLIYDERQAESNARSQEMKILENTQQYTHSKKQKIQQIHAELDLANRELELQKANYQNKVDQYNQLINSINQTRQNIDSSTKYQLDQQKNQLIIEQTQLKQQLDSYNQKVYELNRQVEQFNSVNQQFNQSVDHFNHRFQPRQFDKGVFDGRSINIYEFESSDDLRVTIAHELGHALGLLHNDDPKALMYPMMKEQDLQNFKLTAADLAMLNSR, from the coding sequence ATGCGTCTTTGGATTTTACTCGGTTTAATCATTTTTACGGCATATTTTGCGATACAACGCATGATGTATCCGCAACTCAATCATAATTCTGTGATGGATCGTATTTCTCACCCTTTGGACACTCGTCTTCGCTATCGTATCGGTGAGATTGATCCACGCTTTAATCTAAGCCAATCACAAGTGCAAGACTTGGCACAACAAGCGGCTGAAATTTGGCATATTGGTACACTGAAAAGCCTATTCGTCTATGATCCCAATGCCAAACTGACCATTAATTTGATCTACGATGAACGTCAGGCTGAGTCGAATGCACGTTCGCAAGAAATGAAAATATTAGAAAATACCCAACAATATACGCACAGTAAAAAACAAAAAATTCAACAAATCCACGCAGAACTGGATTTAGCAAATCGTGAATTGGAACTACAGAAAGCCAATTATCAAAATAAAGTTGACCAATATAATCAGTTAATCAATAGCATTAACCAGACCCGACAAAATATCGACTCATCAACAAAATACCAACTGGATCAGCAAAAAAACCAACTCATCATTGAACAAACTCAACTGAAACAACAACTGGATAGTTACAATCAAAAAGTCTATGAATTAAATCGACAAGTAGAGCAATTCAACTCTGTTAATCAACAATTTAATCAATCTGTGGATCATTTCAATCACCGCTTTCAACCACGTCAATTTGATAAAGGTGTTTTTGATGGACGTAGTATCAATATTTATGAATTTGAATCGAGCGATGATCTACGTGTCACCATTGCCCATGAGCTCGGGCATGCACTTGGACTGTTACACAATGATGATCCGAAAGCACTGATGTACCCAATGATGAAAGAACAAGATTTGCAAAACTTTAAATTAACCGCAGCAGATTTAGCAATGTTAAACTCTAGATGA
- a CDS encoding lytic murein transglycosylase, with protein sequence MRYLSLFCGSALLAVTHANAELIINGQISSGTTTTTNQPIQSQSFQNQSYSPNSNFQGCIANLRSQAISSGVSGSTYDRYTQNLTPDYSVISKLDYQPEFSTPIWDYLSGLVDEERVEKGRQMLAQHRDVLNRVAAAYGVPAETVVAVWGVESNFGDISGKYPLLQALGTLSCEGRRQSYFRGEFFATMRILQRGDLREEQLKGSWAGAFGHTQFMPSTYEELAVDFDGDGRRDLVSSTSDALASTANFLKKRGWQTGMPWGFEVKIPDGASVGGESRRNKKSLSSWVNRGFTRVDGTPIIQGNLSESSQAGLMMPAGANGPAFLVFKNFDAIYSYNAAESYALAIAHLSDRLQGKGGFQTAWPTADAGTSRAERREIQNYLLKKGYDIGEADGLIGDKTRQAIQQEQTKLGLNPTGRAGQQILNAFRNEAAKSMMQ encoded by the coding sequence ATGCGTTATTTATCATTATTTTGTGGATCGGCTTTATTGGCAGTGACTCATGCCAATGCTGAGTTAATTATTAATGGTCAGATTTCTTCTGGAACAACGACGACAACAAATCAGCCTATTCAGAGCCAAAGTTTTCAAAATCAAAGTTATTCACCAAATTCAAATTTTCAAGGCTGTATTGCAAATTTACGTTCTCAGGCTATTTCTTCAGGTGTGAGTGGTTCAACCTATGATCGTTATACGCAAAATTTAACACCTGATTATTCAGTGATTAGTAAACTGGATTATCAGCCTGAATTTTCTACACCAATCTGGGATTATCTTTCAGGTTTGGTCGATGAGGAGCGTGTAGAAAAAGGGCGTCAAATGTTAGCGCAACATCGCGATGTGCTCAACCGTGTCGCAGCTGCTTATGGTGTACCTGCTGAAACTGTGGTCGCTGTGTGGGGCGTGGAAAGTAATTTTGGTGATATTTCTGGTAAATATCCATTACTCCAAGCTCTGGGTACATTGAGCTGTGAAGGTCGTCGTCAAAGCTATTTTAGAGGCGAGTTTTTTGCAACCATGCGCATTTTGCAACGTGGCGATTTGCGTGAAGAGCAGTTAAAAGGATCGTGGGCAGGGGCGTTTGGTCATACCCAATTTATGCCGTCGACTTATGAAGAGTTGGCAGTCGATTTCGATGGTGATGGTCGCCGTGACTTGGTTTCAAGTACTTCAGATGCTTTGGCTTCAACAGCAAATTTCCTCAAAAAGCGTGGTTGGCAAACAGGTATGCCGTGGGGCTTTGAAGTTAAAATCCCTGATGGTGCTTCAGTGGGTGGCGAAAGTCGTCGTAATAAAAAATCTTTAAGTTCTTGGGTAAATCGTGGTTTTACCCGTGTGGATGGTACGCCAATCATTCAAGGTAATTTATCTGAAAGTTCACAAGCAGGTTTAATGATGCCAGCAGGGGCGAATGGCCCAGCTTTCTTAGTGTTTAAAAACTTTGATGCGATTTATTCGTACAATGCTGCTGAAAGTTATGCTTTGGCAATTGCTCATTTATCTGATCGTTTACAGGGTAAAGGTGGTTTTCAAACAGCGTGGCCTACAGCAGATGCGGGAACATCTCGCGCTGAACGTCGTGAAATTCAAAATTATTTATTGAAAAAAGGCTATGACATTGGTGAGGCTGATGGTTTGATTGGTGATAAAACGCGTCAGGCAATCCAACAAGAGCAAACCAAGTTGGGCTTAAATCCAACAGGTCGGGCAGGGCAACAAATTTTAAATGCATTCAGAAATGAAGCGGCTAAAAGTATGATGCAATAA
- a CDS encoding putative quinol monooxygenase: MNEKEMMLTTGFYVTAELKIKDPNKILETRNALSALCKITLEQESGCTLFQLHQCQNDATRLLLWERFDSEDAYNTHFQQSHTKAYLAQDLTEVMQHFISDIVL, from the coding sequence ATGAATGAGAAAGAAATGATGCTGACTACAGGCTTTTATGTCACTGCTGAATTAAAAATTAAAGATCCCAATAAAATTTTAGAGACCCGTAATGCCTTAAGTGCATTATGTAAAATCACTTTAGAACAGGAATCAGGCTGTACCCTATTTCAACTCCATCAATGCCAAAATGATGCTACTCGTTTACTGCTTTGGGAACGCTTCGACTCAGAAGATGCCTACAATACCCATTTTCAACAATCCCATACCAAAGCATATCTTGCACAGGATTTGACTGAGGTCATGCAGCATTTTATCAGTGACATTGTTCTTTAA
- the grpE gene encoding nucleotide exchange factor GrpE: protein MATEQNQEAQDLQNEQAVEQQSAQTQAENEQAEVTVDSLQEQIAQLEGDLKLEKARTANAVYEAQKSVERIQREAEKHKDTVLEKFAKELLTSVDNLERAIQAGGEEETPVLEGVKLTLKSLLTTLEKFGIVEVDTINGFNADLHQAVGIDPNAKANEIGTVLQKGYALNGRLLRPAMVMVGA from the coding sequence ATGGCAACTGAGCAAAATCAAGAAGCCCAAGATCTTCAAAACGAGCAAGCTGTAGAACAACAATCAGCGCAAACTCAAGCTGAAAATGAACAGGCTGAAGTGACTGTTGATTCTTTACAAGAACAAATTGCTCAACTTGAAGGTGACTTAAAACTCGAAAAAGCACGTACTGCAAATGCAGTCTATGAGGCTCAAAAAAGCGTTGAACGTATTCAACGTGAAGCTGAAAAGCATAAAGATACAGTGCTTGAAAAGTTTGCCAAAGAGTTACTGACTTCTGTAGATAACTTAGAACGTGCAATTCAAGCAGGTGGCGAAGAAGAAACTCCTGTACTTGAAGGCGTAAAACTGACTTTAAAATCATTACTTACGACTTTAGAGAAGTTCGGCATTGTAGAAGTAGATACGATCAATGGTTTCAATGCTGACTTGCATCAAGCAGTGGGTATTGACCCAAATGCCAAAGCCAATGAAATTGGCACAGTTTTACAAAAAGGTTATGCCCTAAATGGTCGTCTGCTCCGCCCTGCAATGGTCATGGTCGGTGCATAA